The Rhododendron vialii isolate Sample 1 chromosome 3a, ASM3025357v1 nucleotide sequence ttgatctggAACAATATCAAACTCATGAGGTCCTTAACTTAGCAAGTTAAGGGATCTGAAATTGCCTTTGAGCTAGTCATTGATTTACATGCTAATAAAATTACACCATTTTAGTAAGATTGAGTGAAGTAATTTTATTTCAAGATGTTATTATTAATTCTATAAAACAGAATGGTACTGATTGTGATACTGATGAAGACAACAATGACCATTTTATTGGCAGTGCATATGGGAATGTGGGGTTTTCAATTGGCTATAGTTGTGAGCGGCAGCTGAAGCCTGATAGTAGTTGCAAGGACAAATGGTATGGATTCTCTGGAAAATGGAGCTATATGTTGAGGGGAAAATAATTCTCATCATGGTCATGTTTTTTGGAAgactcaaaaaaattcaatatggATATGGAGGCCGAGCATGGAAGCTCCTCTAGTACTGGAAATGGGATTCAAAAATATTATAAGTTAAACGTAGATATATATCTTGTGTTCAACTTAATTGCTTGTGTTTATAAGCAATGTTTGTAACCTGTGAATGGTTACATATGTATCTAGTAATATTTGTCCACCGGCTAGGATTGTGTAAAATGCCTCTTAGAACACTAGGGAAAATGTAAATAATATCCTGTAATTTTTGCTTTAGAGTTTAACATTTTATAAGagacacaacaacaacaacagaagaaTACATTGTTCTgattacacttttttttggtaacttatTGGTATTTTAAACAACAAATTAATGATTTGTTTCCATTTAAAGTCCTGGCTACAAAACCTGTTGTAGCAAGTAAACTGAAATGTTAAAAGAAATGGATAATCGATTAGGGCAACAGTATCTATGATCTACTGAAAGAAGATTAAAATGACCTCTGAGTATACAAAAATATTGAGATTTGAAGAAGGAGTAGCATTTTAATGGGAAGAAAAATTTCCATGAGGTCACAAAAACCTAAAATGTTACTCTTACTCGACTCTTAAACTTTTCAACGCTTTAATAAAAGCACTAATTAACTAGTAGCTTTTAACTCTGGTTATAAATGCCCATAGATACTAATACGTTACGTACACTTGTAATTTGCATATGCTCCGATCCACATATACACATgcagaaaaattattcaatatgcttccaagttccaacaccAATTTAGTCCCCTTTGTTTGTAGCATATCGTAGTATATATTAATGGTGGATCAAGATCGTTTTTTATCCGTGAAACCCAATTAATTAACGTGAGAAGATCTAGAGGAAGCTAGCCTAGCTCTCTCTAGTACTGGCCCAGGAGTGATCAGCAACCACAATATAACGCTATCGTCAGACTAGACGTTACAATTTAATTAACAACGTACATACAGCTGCTAgcactactatatatatatacactcttCCTCGATTTGCTTTTAATGTTAATTCTCCATTAAACAACTAACCTAGCTTAACATTTATTACTAATATTCAAGATCTCTCTCTAGCTAGCTCCCTCTTAGTAATTCCATCCCTGTGATGCATGAATGGGAATGGCTACAAACAAGTCATTCAACGACTTACCCTTTCTCCTCCTCTCACTTTCCCAGCTTATGGTTGTAATTATAACCCTCCTTAACCTCCATCCTATTTTTGTTCATGCCTTAAACATCGGCATTCCAAAGGTTCGTTTTTCATCATTTatgtacgtacgtacgtaccaTCATTAATTTGTCTTTCTTAATTACTTTCGATCTCTCTCAATtcttacttatatatatacacacacatatatacatctGTGTGTGCGGATTTTGTGTTATCCTCTTGTACATATTGTTCGTAGGATGAGGAGTGCAGTAGAACCTGTGAATCACAAAACTGTGGAGGTACACAACTTCTGGGCTCACATATTAATTCCTCcagcttctttttgtttttcccattTTATCGGAAATGACGTTAAAGGAATATGATTCTCTTCGGTTTCCTACCCTGCTATGCATAGAGGGTCTAATTTGAAATCTTGGGATCCATTCCACTCCGGTGCGTTGATCAAACGGTATGATAATTAATTGCAACCAGATAGAGATCTAACTATATATTAATTTCTGTTCAGAATCAAGAATTCTGATTTTGAAATAGACCAGATAGATACCTATGGTTTTTAATAAACAACTCTATATGATCAAATCACGTCCATGGGTAGTTGATCAGTCTCACTTTTTTGAATCATGAATTACCCATACGAAAGGGCTTACGAAGTAAACTACATAGATATTGGAGTGGAACATGAGATGGATCCATAATAATTCAAACGTAACTGGCCCTTGACCCCAAACATTAATAAACTGTGGAGAAAATATATAGTATTGGTATATATATTGTTGGGTCACTTCAAATTGTTATTGTGCTTTAATTTAATTGTTGATAGTGTGATCATAATGGTGACTTTGAAATGACAGTGGCTCCACTATTAAGGTATGGAAAGTATTGTGGAGTTTTATACAGCGGGTGTCCAGGAGAGCAGCCATGTGATGGTCTCGACAATTGTTGTATGAGGCATGATGCCTGCATAAAAGCTAACAACAGTGAGTccattcattaaaaaaaatgcaagatcATTGTCTTTTCACAATTATATagtattttttataatttatgtATGACGATCTTGCATAATCTGTAATCCTATCATGTTTTAGAATACATGTGTGTACTCAGGAATGTGTTATCTCATTCTTGATATAAGTAATGAATTTATAAATAAAAGAGTAAAATTTTCTTGATATATCATATGTATTGTAATAATTCAATGAAATATTTTCGTACTTTCGTACTAGCACTTCAAAATACATGATGTATATGTATGCTTGTATGTATGTagttaaatttgaaaataaagcAGTGTCTATATTAAGGTTAAACTCTGGATGTTGTCTTTTTGCAGACGATTATTTAAACACGG carries:
- the LOC131320940 gene encoding phospholipase A2-alpha-like, producing MGMATNKSFNDLPFLLLSLSQLMVVIITLLNLHPIFVHALNIGIPKDEECSRTCESQNCGVAPLLRYGKYCGVLYSGCPGEQPCDGLDNCCMRHDACIKANNNDYLNTVCSQNFLRCVNKFKRRRRMPFKGNTCSIDQVTNVMTTAMNFALIAGRFVNKS